Sequence from the Sander lucioperca isolate FBNREF2018 chromosome 16, SLUC_FBN_1.2, whole genome shotgun sequence genome:
TTCGTAGACGGTTAACAAGCAGCTATACCACAaataacacgtgtgtgtgtgtgtgtgtgtgtgtgtgtgtgtgtgtgtctgtatgtatgtgcatgtgtgcatttgtatgcAAATATACGGAATGTGTACATCCAAAtgcgtctttgtgtgtgtttgctcagCTTCAATGGGAGTGCATCAACCCTAAATAccagatgaagaagaagaattaCAGAAACTCTGGTGTTGTCATTCTTAACCACTGTAAGGTAAAGTAACGCTATCAAATTCTACATAATAATACATGTGCATCCTCAGACGCGACCCACATGTAAAATCATTGCTCCATAGCATTACTAATGGACATAAAACTCCACAGAGTGCCTTTAATCTGCCAATTAATTGTTTAGctgattagttactgttaaaTTTCACATAACAGTGAAAAATGCCAATCTCACATTTCTCAGAACCCAAGGTTACGTCTTCAAATTGCCTGTTTTGTCCAACCTGCAGTCTAAAACCAAAGATATTAAATTCACAATAAATTAAAACATGCTCGTATTTGAACTGGAACCAGtaaatgtttggtatttttgcaTGATACTCTAtttatcgattatcaaaatttTGTGTTATATAATCAAACAATTATTTCAGCGCCAATGTTGAGCGTCATAACCCATTAAATACGTCCACCTCATTCAGCTTTTATTATATCCTATCTTGAATCCATGACATCCATAAATCTCAACATTCCCCTGACAGATTATCAAAATGTATTCCTTCCTGGATTACATCATGGGAGGCTGTCAAATTCAGTTCACAGTAAGTTTTGTCAGATAAAAACTCCTCACTATTTATAGCAGCATGTCATTGTCTGTCCATGCCCAcccatgctgtgtgtgtgtgtgtgtgtgtgtgtgtgtgtgtgtgtgtgtgtgtgtgtgtgtgtgtgtgtgtgtgtgtttctgtctcaggtgGCAATAGACTTCACAGCATCCAATGGGGATCCCAGAAACAGCTGCTCCCTCCACTACATCCACCCCTACCAGCCCAATGAGTACCTGAAAGCGTTGGTGGCTGTAGGGGAGATCTGCCAAGACTATGACAGGTAGAAACCACTCCATCAATCATCATTTATCtaatgctgacacacacacacacacacacagacacacacacacacacacacacacacacacacacacacacacacacacacaagcttttGCCTCTGAAGGCTTTTGTCTATTATTTGTCTTTGCCTCTGCTCTAAACCTTTCTCTGTCATTTTTAGTGAACCATGtgcctttctctttctctagtGATAAAATGTTCCCTGTGTTTGGTTTTGGAGCACTGATACCACCTGACTTCAAGGTACGACATTtgggatgtgtgtatgtgcatttgCAGTTCTGGTTCCTTTAGGTTTAGACCTCTTAGATCTCTTTCGGAGGCACAGATTCCTTTTGATCAACATGAAAAGAGAATGCATCTGCCAACCTGTAAATTGGACTGAACGTGTTGTGCTGAGTGTTCTGTTTAACGTGGCGGTAAAAGGCCCTGTGTTCTATGCCCCAAATGAAGGTTTCACACGATTTCGCCGTGAACTTTGATGAGGACAATCCTGAATGTGCTGGTGAGCTatcaagcgcacacacacacacacacacacacacacacacacacacacacacacaccatagcAGTTTTTCCTCGACAAAATATAGCCCAtttagtttcatatgatacaaATATCTAGCTTCACTCTAGCTTTAAAACGGAACCCACTACAGCCTCTGAAAGACCGTAAAGTCGGCCTAAAATATTCAGGgcttttaaagctacattgtgtaagaatttctcccatctagcggtgaaattgtatatgacaaccaactgaatattactttttagcccttcccattccgagcgcgttttaactcctacaGTGGCCAAACCCAaaattagctctctccatcgtttacacgcagctgttctagccactccaatattaactttggtcttgttgctttgcctgttgcgttgtcattttaattctctttttcgcttccctggcgagtaatctcccccttgcattcgtcacggtgccactaggtgtaagagggcgaaaggcggcggtatgtccctctttggctaatgtattttaaagatggaggcgctacatggctgccgtcattcgagcgagtcgctcaaatgtattctgaatggcagattctacgcttacaagaatactttgattagttggtggaagtaataacacatgaatgagcacatatttgtgaaagaacaaaagtttttttgctaagaatcaactcaaaaaattacacaatgtaggtttaagaaAAGATGGAGCCCCAGAAGGCAACCCCCTCCCACTCcggccctgacacacacacacacacacacacacacacacacacacacacacacacacagacaaacacacacacacacacacacacacacacacagtatcactCACTACTGCACGTCTCTAATCTCTCCCTCGCTGTCAGACCCATATTTCTCCCTCTAAACAGTATCTGTCCCCACTCTCTGTTccctcacacatacaaatacacacatgcagccGGGAGATTTGTCAATATGCTGCAGGAAGTATTTCAGGCTCTAAGATACAGAGAAATACAACACtaatctgtatgtgtgaaatGGGCTTGTGCACTCTTCTCCCCACATTGCTGCATTCCTGCCGTGAATATGTCATGTGTGTGCCAGCTTGTGTGTGCGTGGTCTAGGAGTGCTTTTTGAAAAATGCCCAGTCACCTTGAAGTGCAATCACATGCGCAGAGTCTGATTTATTTTAGCAGATACTTTTGCAAGTACAAGAACTTTGACTTGTAGAGGTCAGTGCAGTGCACTACACACAAAGATAGACaggaagacaaataaataagtgGCAaaataacgtgtgtgtgtgtgtgtgtgtgtgtgtgtgtgtgtgtgtgttttgcagggATCCAAGGCGTGGTGGAGGCCTACCAGAATTGTCTCCCTAAGATCCAGCTCTATGGGCCCACGAACATTGCCCCAATCATCCAGAAAGTGGCCTTGTCTGCCTCGGAGGAGATGCACACCAAAGAGGCCATGGTGAGAGAGAaaataataaagataaataaagaAAGTGTGGGCCATTTTGGTCCTGTTGTTGTGACTATTGGTCTTTGCACTGGCACACATGGGGGACAACAAGGGAAAGACAACTGGCGATGAAAAGACAACAAGTGAGACATCAGAGGGTGTAAAAGATGGgacaaagaagaaaagagatGCATTGAAAAGAGGCAGAAATGATTAATATTAATTTAATTCCAGTCATATATTTCAGAGCGCAAATTCCTCTCTGCCTTAATGCCTTTGCTTTTCTCTGGCTCTCTAATGGATTAGAATGGGTTTTATTTAAATTAGCCCCTGACAAGAAGCcacttttaaaacataaaagtcATTGAACATCTATTCCTTCCTCCGCACATCATCCTCCCGTCCTCCTACAACTTTCTCCCCTCCCACCAGGAATACTTCATCCTGCTGATCCTGACAGACGGCGTCATCACCGACATGGCAGACACGCGGGAGGCCATCGTGCACGCCTCCCACCTGCCCATGTCAGTCATCATCGTCGGCGTGGGCAACGCAGACTTCACAGACATGCAGATATTGGACGGGGATGATGGGATCCTGCGTTCACCAAAGGGCGAGCCTGTCCTCCGCGACATCGTCCAGTTCGTCCCCTTTAAGGACTTCAAGCACGTGAGTGGCAGCTgggagtagggctgggtaccgaattcaatattttttaggcaccaaccaaattgcccccttagtatcgagtatcgaaaaatgcctcgtcattcaataccaaatttcaatacctaaggagtaaatctcatcgtcagtgagccaataagcatgcagcatgcttctaccaagatctaataatgctgctgattggctgtctaatgttacacgtcgtagaggcagGTAGGAAAACTGTAAATTACGCACACAtagaaggagctgaaaaataaataaaaagatttgtgccgtaatgttgtaatttgtttttgttaaaattaattttataaaattggtatcgaaaaaagtatcgttcaggaaccagtatcgaagtcacggtttAGAAGTCTTGAATTTCTGGAAAAATCATAGAGCAATGATAAATGCATTCCAGGCAGAAAATGTGACTATTTCTCTGGGGAGGTCAGGCAATATCAAGACATAAATGGGGCACTATATTTAAGAATGCAGCAGAATGGGTTTTGTAATATGATTTTTGCACTAGATTCAGAGCTGCTTACTTTAAAAGGTTAGAGCTTTCTCAAGCTGAATTACAACATTAAAGGGCATAAGAAATGTGAGGTCATAACAGAGTATCTAGTCAGCGTTAAATAATTTTACATCAAGGCTACAGACTTTAAAAAGACTCAAATGTTTCAATACTGTTGCTAGAACAACACCTGAGGTTCTGtcttgatatttaaaaaaatgctattTTTTTCATCCACTTTTCAGTTtaactttctttttcttgtcttAAGTGTAaggctgcattcacacacacacacacacacacacacacacacacacacaaacacacacacacacacacacacactgtacaaagTAGCTTTCTGTGTAGTCTCCAAAGACAGAATAATACCACACTACTTTCTGTGCACTAGATCTTGAGCCCCTGTGGAAATAGTGTACTTCAGCAGTGGctttatctctgtgtgtgtgtgtgcgtgtgtgtgtgtgtgtgtgtgtgtgtgtgtgtgtgtgtgtgtgtgtgtgtgtgtgtgtgtgtgtgtgtgtgtgtctctctctctctctagtgcCATTCATTTTGCGTGACTTTGACAGGGTGTTTGGCCGGGTTTGTTATGGTGAGTTTGGTCTTTGACAGGTTGACAAATCAACAAATTACATCCCAGCTaaatggaaagagagggggaagaatGTAGGAAGGAGAAGAAACATATAGTGTACCTAAAGGACATAGAGAGACAGTCAGGCAGGAGAGGTGAAGAATAAATCTGGAGGAACAGAAAAGGAaggtggagggagagagacagcgcCTGATGGTGGTGCAGGAGGGGGGGCAACGGGAGACCGGAGCTAAAGACAAAAGGGAGCAAGGGAGTGTATGACAGAGGTGGAGAGGTGATTTTCTGCTCTGTCGTTTCTTTTCAGAAAGGATTAGTAGGACAGAGGCGCTGTGAGACAGGCAGAGTGGGGGATAACAGGTAGATAGGAGCAGGGGGGAGAAAGTGGGAGAGAGGGTGGAAATGAGAGGAAGAGGTTGGGGTGGGTGCTCTTTGATGGTGCATTGTCTCGGGGAATTATGTGAGATGGAGTACGACAGACTCTGACTTTGAGGATTCGGAAGTGTGTGCGGCATGGGAGCATGTGTGTTCATGCAGACGAATGGCTGGCCTGATTgtagttatgtgtgtgtttatgtacacATGGGAatattttccttcttttttcagTACTGAATGTAAGTATAGTTTTTAGTGTTTTGGGGTTGAATATTTGATACttttactgtacatttaaaagtAATAGTTTTCCATGTATTACTCCACAAGTCCCTTGGTGGAAAATAACATTTAACTTTTTATGAACCAACAGAACTCTGCCTTGTTTTGAACTTGATAACAATGCATTCTTGACATAATGGATTTCTTTTTGTGCATTGCATATGTATAACAAAAAAGCTAACAGAAAAATAGTCATATACAGACACATAgaagcacagaaaaaaatgccCCAATGTTGAACAGAATCAGAAAATTCCATATAGACCCAGCTATAGATTGAGACACACTGAATATCCCTTCTTCACTGTGCCAAACATCTACAAAGAGAGTGGTAGACGTACCTTTATATGTAAAGCCCCTTCAGACAGGAATAGCCTGCCTGGATCTCTAAGATCTGTCACTCCTTTGCACTCCTTCAAAACATCGCTCTTTACTTACTTGCATGCAAACTGTTGCTGTAAATGTTTTCCTCGTGTGTGACtggacttttgttttatttacccAAATATTCTGGATACTCTTTGtcctttccttttatttatgtgtatacatgtgagTATGGGTGTAGGTGTGCgtatgtatattatgtatgtatatttatatatatgtatgtatatacatatgtgtatatggGCTAAATGTTGTCATGCCTCTTAATACTGCAATATGTTTTATACAtacatttgtttacaataaggAGTCGGTGGAGCAGGTGGGGTGGGCGAGGCGAGATGAGGGAGAGCTTTAGCGAGTGTGAATATACATCTGCTATATTGTCTTTGTCTTATGTCTCAAGGACCCACTCAAAAACGAGATgcttcatctcaaggggttatcctcCTAACAataaatttcaaataaataaaataaaatcagaaaagggtttattgccacaataagttacaCTTGTGTGGAATTTTCCTTGgtgaatggtgcatacataaacaaacaaacaaacaaacatattaaatattaatataaaataaacaataaatacagaaacaaatatagaCATACaactgttgcataagaaaaaagaggctgaatgaaTGAACCACCCACCAAACACCCTCCATAACCCTAAATTTGGAGGATATTATAGAATAAATAATATCAACACTTAGCtttaactattattattattataacctttatttattcagggagggCCATTGAGAGCAAGCTCTCTTTTCACACCCTGATTACAAcgcaaataaaatgaaataaaagcagtGAATTCTAGTGAAGGCTAGAATGATCTAATTATAAACTACTAAAATACTAAACTATTTTACAACATGCATCCTGGCTACGAATAGCTCCAATTAATGATGTCAGTGTTTTTGTAATTCAGTGTGGAGGTTTCAGTAGTTTCTTCTATGAAAATATACCTTTCCTTAATTATTTTGATTGGGGGTTTTTTACCCTTAAGTCAAGgaattgcatttttttataaTAGCAAAATAGGAACAAACACAACTGCTAAATTCCATTATTAACTCATGCGGCATAATCTGCACCCAGTTTTAATATACATGATCATTTTCTTTTGCTTAGTGTAAAGAGTGTGCTTTAATGCATTGTTTTCTATGAAAAGGCAGGATCTGATGTGTTTTTCTCCTGTGCCATTTTGTTaagcacatatactgtatatcaaccAAGCTATGGCACTAGAGGACAAATTAGCTTGTCTGATTACATCGGTCTCACTAGTCCAGACCTTGACAGCATCAGTCCAACAGTAAATGTTTGCATCCTAGTCCTAATTGTGCATGGCTGgtgatgtgtgtgcatttgtaacctctctctctctctctctctctctctctctctctctctctctctctcccgctctctcccgctctctcgcttcctctccctctccgtctGTCTCCGTGTTTCCAGGCCTCCCCAGCCGCGCTGGCTAAGAGTGTTTTGGCAGAAGTCCCTAACCAGGTGGTGGATTACTACAACGCTAAAGGCATCAAACCCAAGTGTATGTCGGACTATGAGTCCACAAGAACCTTCAGCCCCTGACAGTGGACtacatgcaaacatacacacaaatacatacgcacatatatatcatacatgtatgtactgtatgttaaagcacaagcacacatacatacacaaacaaatgtgTACGCATAACCATATTACATACTATATACAGTAGTCTAGCTCAGAAAATTAGCTTGTTCTGGTGAAACAATTTGAACTACTCCATTGGTGACTTTTGCATGTTTGGCCACAATGGCATCACCTTGGAAATTTATTACTATCTACTGTATATCTAAAAGATGTTTATAGAAACAGGAGCAGTCTTCTGAACCAGCTTGCAGACTCAGACCATAGCCCACCCAAAGAAATGACACTCCTACCTTATTTAGATAACTAGCAAGTACATGAACTAAAATATCTGTGGGTAGAAACTCCAAAATATGTAATTGCATAGCCAGAAATGCTTAGAATTAGCATTGCAAATGTTATTTATGGGAATTGTAGTGTCGCTGT
This genomic interval carries:
- the cpne4b gene encoding copine-4, which codes for MSNIYESAEATLGFISSPCLAKVELRVASRGISDRDALSKPDPCVVLKMQSHGQWFEVDRTEVIRSSSSPVFSKILLVDYYFEEVQRLRFELHDISSGNNGLRDADFLGALECTLGQIVSQRKLTKALLKQGNTSGKSSITVTAEELSGNDDYVELSFSARKLDDKDFFSKSDPFLEIFRLNDDGTESLVHRTETIMNNLSPVWKSFKVSLNTLCSGDHDRELKCTVWDWDSNGKHDFIGEFQTTFKEMRIEQEGKQLQWECINPKYQMKKKNYRNSGVVILNHCKIIKMYSFLDYIMGGCQIQFTVAIDFTASNGDPRNSCSLHYIHPYQPNEYLKALVAVGEICQDYDSDKMFPVFGFGALIPPDFKVSHDFAVNFDEDNPECAGIQGVVEAYQNCLPKIQLYGPTNIAPIIQKVALSASEEMHTKEAMEYFILLILTDGVITDMADTREAIVHASHLPMSVIIVGVGNADFTDMQILDGDDGILRSPKGEPVLRDIVQFVPFKDFKHASPAALAKSVLAEVPNQVVDYYNAKGIKPKCMSDYESTRTFSP